GCCGGCCGTCGGCCGGGCGCGCCGCGTTCGGCGCCGTGGCAGCCGCGTCGGTCTGGCATCCGGCGAGGAGCGTACTGCCGGCAATGACGGCGGCGCCGAGCAGCGTTCTGGTTTGACGAATCATCTGATGTTCCTCTGGAAGCGTTGGAGGGGCGATTAGACGATCAGGGCGGCGAGAAAGTTCACAAATACCTTACAAAAGACGATCCGCCACCCTCATTCGTGCGATGTGACGCGCACGCCGACACGTTACCGTGTTCCGGTTCAGCCGCGCGCATCGCCGCCGGCGGTCCGCACGTGCACGCCGGGCGCCTCGCGACCCGCCGGCCGCAACAGGAGACAACCCGAATGACCACGGCGCCCCCGGCCCTTCCGCCGCACCTTGCCCAATCGAAGCTGACGCTCGAGCAGTTCGACGCGATGCTCGCGACAATCTACGAGGGGCCGCTGGAAGACGTGCCGTGGGGCGGCGCGCTGGAGCAGATCCGCGTGCACCTGCAGGCGAACTACGTGACGATGATCCTGCGCTGGCCGGCCAGCGGCCACGCGGGGCTGATGATCAATGCGTCCGAGCACAGTGCGCCGCTGCCGGGCGTCGCGTCGTACAACCACTACTATTACGCGCTCGATCCGTTCGTGAACCTGCCGACCGATCGCGTCGTCACCGTCGACGAGCTGCTCGGCGTGGGCGTCTGGCGCGGCAGCACCATGTATCGCGAGTTCATGGAACCGCACGACGTCGGCTACCTGATGGGCGCCGACCTGCGCACGCACGACGGCGTCGAATGCCGTTTCCGCGTGTGCCGCCCGCATCGCGGCGACGCGTTCTCGGCGACCGACAAGGCGGCCTGCAATGCGCTGCTGCCGCACCTGAAGCGCGCGGTGCGGCTGCACGCGAAGTTCGGGATGGTCGAATCCGAGCGCACGCTGTACGCGAGCGCCATCGACCGCATGCTCGTCGGCACCGCGATTCTCGACGAGCGCGGCGCGATCATGAAGACCAATTCCGTCGCGGACGAGATCTTCGCCGAATGCGACGGCCTGCGCGTGCGCGGCGGCGCGCTCGAAGCGTCGTATCCGCTGGAAGACCGCAAGCTGCAGAAGATGATCCGGCAGGTGCTCGCGGAACGCGCGGGCGGCATGCCGACGCTCGTGCAGGCGATCGCGGTGCCGCGCCCGTCCGGCAAGCCGCGGCTCGGCGTGCTGATCCGCGCGGTCCCGTTGAGCGAATGGTCGGAGGACAATCCGCGCCGGCCGGCGTGCGCGGTGTTCATTCGCGACGCCGAGCGCAAGTCGCAGGCGTCGCACGACATCGTGCGCAAGCTGTTCGACCTCACGCCGGCCGAAACCGCGCTGGCGCTCGCGCTCGTCAACGGGCAGACGCTCGAGGAAGCCGCCGACGCGCTCGCGATCAGCAAGAACACCGCGCGCTCGCATTTGCGCGCGATTTTTTCGAAGACGGGGGTGACGCGGCAGGCGACGCTGGTGCGGACGTTGTTGAACAGTGTGTTGTCGTTGGGGTGATGCGCTCGTCGCGCGGCCATCTCGCCGGCAAATTGATCGCGAGCGACCGCACATTCACCGCATGACGATCGTGTACCATCGGCGCTTCCCGTTACGCTTCGTCGCGCTGCGTTCGTCCGCCTGACCACACACACGCGGCACGCACTGCGCTCTCCATTGCATGACCTCACCCGTTCCGTCCGGCGCCACCCCGCGCCTGCTGCCGATCGATACGCTGACCGTGCCGGCCGCGCTCGACGGACGCGCGGGCACCAACCGCTCGGGCAGCGCGCATCCGCAGATTGCCGCGACCAACGATCTCGACGCCGTGCGCGCGTGGCTCGCGCGCTTCGTCGATACACCGACCACGTTCCAGAACTACCGCAAGGAAGCCGAGCGCCTGCTGCTGTGGGCCGTGATCGCGTGCGGCAAGCCGCTGTCGTCGCTCACGCACGAGGATCTCGTCGTCTACAGGCAGTTCCTGCTCGCGCCCGCGCCGGCCGACGTCTGGTGCGCGAACGGCGGCCGCAAACATCCGCGCGACGATCCGCGCTGGCGGCCGTTCTACGGGCCGCTGTCGGCGGCCAGCCAGCGGCAGGCGCTGGTGATCCTGAACGTGATGTTCTCGTGGCTCGTGCAGGCCGGGTATCTGGCCGGCAATCCGCTTGCATTGTCGCGGCAGCGGCAACGTCGACCCGCGCCGCGCGTCACGCGCCATCTCGGCCAACCGCTGTGGCAATCGGTCAAGGACGCCATCGCCGCGATGCCGCGCGACGATGCGCGCGCGTGCTTCCATGCGGATCGCGCGCGCTGGCTGTTCACACTGCTGTATCTCGGTGGGCTGCGCATCACCGAAGCGGCCGACACGACGATGGGCCGGTTCTTCTGCCGGCGCGATGCGAACGGGCACGAGCGCTGGTGGCTCGACGTGACGGGCAAAGGCGGCCGGCAGCGGCTCGTGCCGGCCACCGACGAAATGATGGCCGAGCTGTCGCGCTACCGACGCACGCACGGCCTGCCGGCGCTGCCGTCCGACGGCGAGCCCACGCCGCTCGTGCTGCCGTTCGGCCAGGCGCGCAAGCCGCTCACGCGCGCGGCGCTGCACCGGATCGTGAAGCAGGTGTTCCAGCACGCGGCCGACCGGCTGCGCGCGAGCGGCGAAGCCGGCGACGCACAGGCGCGCGTGCTCGAACAGGCGTCGGCGCACTGGCTGCGGCACAGCGCCGGCTCGCACATGGCCGACGGCCGTGTCGACCTGCGGCTCGTGCGCGACAACCTCGGCCACGCGTCGCTCACGACGACGAGCCAGTACCTGCACGCAGACGATGACTGGCGGCATCGCGAGACGGAAGAGAAGCACCGGATCGGGTGGTAGATTGCCTGCGAGCCGTCGGTGCTCATGTCGGCATGTGTCGAGCGCACGCGTTCCGTACGGTGATCGAGTTCGAGCCCGCCCAGCCCACCGTCGAAATCAGGAGACCCGGGCCGATGCGTATCGCGGGTCAATCCGCCGCACCGCCTCCCGCAGAGACGCCGCGAACCGCGCGGCGCGTCACACCCTGTCAGTACACCACCACCCAGTGCCCGGGCACCCACGCCCAATGATTGCCGGCCCACCGGTAATGCCCCTTCGCCCAGCGATAACCGGGCGCCGGCGGTGGCGGCGGCACCTCGGCGACGGGCGCCGGTTGCGGCGGCCGCACGGGTTCGACCACGCAGGCGGACATCAGCGCGGCACTCACGCTCACCAGCACGGCGAGCGAAACGGATCGGATCTTCATCGTCGATTCTCCCTGTTGTGTAATCGGTTGCCGCGAGCGAACGCGCAAGCGCGGCGCGTCACGCGGCGCCGTGAATCAGCCCGGTCATCGGCCGTGTCGCCCCGCTTTCCGCGAACAGCGCGGACGCGGTACGGCGCGGATCGAGCCGCAGGCTTTCAGCGGCCGCGCCGGAGATCAGCGCGTCGAGTGACGCGGTCGGCTTCAGGTCGCGCCCTTCGTACAGGTCGCCGGGCCGCAACCCCGGCCAGTCGGCGATCACGCGGCCGCCGGCAACCGCGCCGCCCATGAGCATCGCGACCGACGCCTGCCCGTGATCGGTGCCGCCGGTGCCGTTCACGGCAGCCGTGCGGCCGAACTCGGTTGCGACGAGCACCGTGGTCTGCTGCCATGCAGGCCCGAGGCCGTCGCGCAGCGCGGCAAGCATCGTGTCGAGCGCCTTCAGCTGATTCGCGAGCCGCGCGTTCTGCGCGCTGTGCGTGTCCCAGCCGCCCGTCTCGATCATCGCGATCCGCGGGCCGTCGTCGCGCGCGAGGAACGTCGCGGCGAGCTTGCCGACACCGGCCGGGTCCTGCCGCGCATGCGCATCGCCCGCGAGGCCGCGCGCGGCCATCGCCGACTGCCACAACGGACCGAGCTGCGCGTCGGCCTCGTAAAGCGCCGACACGCGCGTGAGCAAGTCATCAGGCGCGGCGGGCAAACCGGATGGCGCATACGACGCCGCCTGCACGGTGCCGCGCAACGCGAGCGGGACGGTCGGCGCGAACGCGATCGCGCTTTCGCGCGTCGGCGGCAGCAGCGCGGCGAGCCGGTTCAGCCAGCCGTCCTTCACCTGATACGGCGCGCGGCCGCCCGTCTCCAGCACGTTCTGGCCGTCGAAGTGCGAGCGGTCGCGATACGGCGACGCGATCGCGTGAACGAACAGCGCCTGCCCGTCGCGGTACGACTGCGCGGTCTGCGCGAGCGACGGATGCAATGCGAACGTGCCGTCGAGCCGCGTCGCGGCGGCCGTGTCGATCGCGAGCGGGCCGCGCAGCGACGCATACGCGGGCTCCGCATACGGGACGACGATGTTCAGGCCGTCGGCCGCGCCGCGCTGGATCACGAACACGAAGCGCCGGTCGGTCTCCACGTTCGCGAACACGATTCGCGGCGCGACGAGGATCGCGCCTGCGCCGGCGGCAGCCACGCTCAGGAATTGTCGGCGGGACAGTGACATGTTCATCTCCGTTGGAAGTCGGGCGATACGAGCAGCAGCGCGAGCGACGTGGTCGCGCTTTCGGCGCGCGACAGCGCGGTCGCCGTCGGCGCGCTCATCGAACCGGCGAGCAGCGTGTTGCCGAGCGTGCGCGGGTCGAGCCGGTCGCCGGTGCGGGCAGCCAGGCGCTGCGCGATCTCGACGCGGCGCACGAGCGCGTCGGGCGCGGCCCAACTCGCGGCGACGTCGTCGTAACCGGCCGGCGAGCCCGGCCGCCACACGGGCTGGCCAAGCTGCGTGAGCAACGGCGCGGCCTTCAGGTCGCCCGTGTCGCGCCAGCCGAGCCCGCGCAGTGACGATACGGCCCACTCCCACGGCGTCTTGAACTTGCGGTTGACCGGCGACCACGCGTCGGGCGCATCGACGAGCGCGCGATAGACGGCCGGCAAATCGCCGCCGCTCGCGTCGAACGCGCGGGCGAGCCGGTCGGTCAGTGCGGGCGGCGGATTGTCGGCGACGAAATGACGGGCGAGCTGGAACGCGATGTGCCGGCCGGTCGCATCCGAATGCGCAAGATCGTGCAGGACCGCGCGCGCCTGCGCTTCGCCCGGCTGGTCGTAGGTGCGCCCCATCACCGTGCGCGTGCCCGGTTCGTGCAGCTTCGGGCGGAACACGAATGCGCCGGGCGCGGCGTCGCCCGGTTGCTGCCCGTTCCCGCCGGCGAGGCTCCAGCCGGTCAGTGCGCGCGCGAATTCCGTCACGTCGGCTTGCGTGTAGCCCGTACGCACGCCGAGCGTGTGCAGTTCCATGATTTCGCGCGCGAGATTTTCGTTGAGCCCGCGTTTCGCGGACGGATTGCGTTCCGCCGTGCGCAGCGCAGCCGGGCTGTCGGGGCCGACCGAGCGCGCCTGGTCGAGAAAGAGCTGCATCGCGGGATGCTGTTCGACCGCGACGAGCATGTCCTCGAAGCGGCCGAGCACGTGCGGGCGGATCGCGTCGCGCTCGAACGCGCCCGCGTACGCGGCCACCTGCCCCTTGTCGACCGACACCGCGAAATGGTTCGCCCAGAAATGCACGAGACGCTCGACGAACGGCGCGGGCGTGTTCAGCGCGCTGTTCATCCGTGCCGTGACGGCGCTGCGGTACGCGTCGTAGCCGTCGCGGCGAATCGATTGCGCGGTCGCGCGTTTAGCAGCCGCGTCGTCGCCGGTCATCGCGCTGCGCGCGGTCGCGAAACGCGTCGCGAGCGCCACCGCGTCCGGCTCGCCGGCCCACGCGGCAGGCCGTGCGTCGTAACGGTCGAATTGCGCGACGAGCGCCGCCTTCGGGTCGGCAGGCGGCGCTTCGTCGCCCCGCGCGCCGAGACCGAAGCGGTTCAGCGCGATCGCGGCCGGCGTGGTGTCGTTCGGATGGTCCATGACGGGCTCTCTTGCGGTGCGTACCCGTGTTTAACGCGGGAGCGCCGGGAAATCCGTCGCGGGAATCGCAAATATTTTCCGGATCGGGGAAATGCCGGACGCGAAGATCGGCGGAGATCGCACGCCATGGCGGCACTCGTCGCGTCGTCGACGCGCAACGGCGGCGCGATTTGTCCGGTGCACGCATTGCGCGTGACCGAAAACAACCGAAAGCGGCACGCTTGCTGCGCGCCGCCCTGCTCGTTGCTTACCGGCTCGCCGATGCGTCCGGCTTCTTCTGCAGCTTCGGCGGCAAACGCCAGTTGCCGCTGTGCTGCAACCCGTCGACGAATTTCGCGCGCTCGTCGGGTGTGAGCGTCGCCGCGAAATCGACGACGCTGCGCTCGACCTGCGCACGCATCGCGGTATCGGCCGCGCGCGTGCGGTCGAGTGCGGCATCGATCGCCGCGCGATCGAGCTGCGGCGCGGCGAGCAGGTCCAGCACGGTGATCCGGCCATCGCGCCCTTCGCGCGCAAAATCGCGGCCGTCCTTGCGCGCCGCCTTCAGCGCGGCGGCGAATTCGCGCTGCCGCGCATCGGGCAATTCGTCCGCCGCGAAACGCAACGCGGTGCGTTGCGCGGGCGCGCCCGCCGCCGGCAGGTCGCGATGCGTCGCGAACCACTGATAGGCCCCGCCGCCGATCGCGCCGAGCATGAACACGTTCAACACGACCGAGCCGACGAGCGCGAATTTCCAGCTGCGTTCACTCATTCGTCACTCCAATCTACGCTCGGGCCGCCGAACGTCGTCGTCAAATAGCCCGGTTCGTGCTGCGCCGACGGCACGCTGCCGAGCATCAGCATCGACACGGCCACGGCGCCCGCGAGCGCGCCGGCCAGGCCGACACCCGCGAATGCCGCGCCCGACCACCACACCGTGCCGCGCCGGCGCGCGCGTTGCGGCGCGGGCGCCGTCGCGACGATGCGCTCGACGAGCGCCGGCGCGGGCGGTGCGACCATGTCGTACGACAGCCATGCGTCGAGGTCGGCGGCATCGTCGAGCGCCAGCAGCGCGTCGCGCGGGTTCGCGCGCGCCCACGCCTCGGCGGCCGCGCGTTCGCCGTCCGGCCAACGCCGTGCGTCCGAGCCGTATGCGGCGACGATGGTACGAAATCGTTCGGGTGTCATCGCTTGTCCTCGCTAGGTGGGCCGCCGGCCAGTTGCGCGCGCAGGTTGCGCCTGGCGCGCGCGAGCAGGCTTTCCAGCGCATCGACGGTGATGCCCATCAGGTTGGCCGCTTCCACGTTCGACATTTCCTGATAGTACTGGAGCACGAGCGCTTCCCGCTGCCGGGGCGGCAACGCGGCAAGCGCCTGCCGCACACGCGCATCGCGCGAGCGCAGCTCCGCATGCGCGGCCGGCTCCGGTTGCGGGTCCGGCACGTCGGGCAACGTATCGACAGGCTCTTCGCGCCGCCCACGCAACCGGTCGTAGCACAGGTTCAGCACGACGCGATGCAGCCACGTGTCGAAGCGCGCCTCGCCTTCGCGCCAGCGCGGCGCCTGGTTCCATATCCGCAAGAACGTCTCCTGTGCGACGTCCTCGGCTTCGTTCCGGTCGCCGAGCATGCGCGTCGCCAATGCGAGCAGACGCGGCAGCTTGCGCGCAACGAGCACGCGCACCGCCGACGAATCGCGCGCGCCAACGCGCGCGACGAGTTCCGCGTCCGGATCGCGGTCGCCGCGATCGCTCAACGCGGCCTGCTCCGCAGCACAGTGCGTTTGCGCCGCCCTGTGCCGGCAGGTCTGCCCGCCGCCCGGCTGAAGCTCATCGTCGTGCTCTCCTTGCATGCGTCGGGCCGTCGCCGCGCGGCGCCACGCCGACTGTTCGGCGCCGCCGCGTGCATCGCGCACGGCGTCGGCCATGCCCGTTTCATCGACATCCGTTTCGCGCGGCATATCGATCCTGTCGTCCGGTCACGCGAGCGTCGGCCGGCGCGTTCAATATACGACGACCGGCGCGGGCCGGTAATACGCCGGACGTGCCGGCACCACGACGCAGCCGGCCAGCACGATGGCCGTGGCCGCCAGTATCACGATGGTTCGAAAAGGCATGGCTTCGACTCATGAGATTGCGTGAAGGGACCGCCGCACCGGCACGACGTACCGCGCGGCGGCATGCGCATCAGGCCCAGTGGCCCGGCACCCAGCGCCACGCCGGGCCGCGCGCGGCCCAGTGTCCGGGTACCCAGTGATAACCGACGCGCACCACTTGCCAGTGGCCCGGAATCCATACGTAGCGCCCCTGCCGCCAGTGCCAGTGGCCCTGGTCCCAGACGTAACCCGCGCGCGGCGCCGGCATCACTTCGACGCGTGGCGCCGGCGGCGCGTAAGGTGCGACGATGACGGCCTGCGCGAATGCGGCGGACGCCGCCAGCGCGGCCACGCATCCGGCGGCAAACCGCAATGGAACAGAAAGTTTCATGAAAGACTCCGAAGTAACCTGCATCGACCGGAAGCGGCCGTTCATGCGTTAAACGGAGCCGGCGCAGGAAATCCGTCGCGGCGTTGGAAAAAAATTCAGGCGAGCCGGATGCGCCTGGTAGCGGGCCGGAATGCGCGGGCCCGCGTACCAGCCGCCGCACGCGCAGGCTTGCCGTGCTGTCACAACCCGGCAAAACTGCCCTCCGACAATGTGTTCACCGGGATCCCGCTCGTTTCCGGCCCACGCCCCGGCCACGCTCGCGCATGGCCGCGCGGTTCCACATCTCGCGTCCCCATCAACGAAAACTACGACCATGTCGAACCAGGACACTCTCCCTGATCAGCCGAACGAGCCGGCCGCCTCGGTGTCGCGCCGCGGCTTCCTGAAACTCGCCGGCGTCTCCGGCCTCGCCACCGCTGCCGGCGGCCTCGCAGCCGCCCGCGCCGCCGCGTCGAATCCGGACGGCACGCCCGAACAGGTCCACCTGACGTGGGGCAACGACCCGACGTCCGAAGTCGTGATCTCGTGGGCATCGCTCGCGCCGGCCGTCAATCCGCGCGCGCGCATCGTCGCCGACGGCGAGCCGCCGCGCACCGTGCACGGCGTACAGCGCCTGTACACGGATGGCCTGAACGGCGAAACGGTGTTCGCTTACCACGCGCGCGTACACGGGCTGAAGCCGAATACGCGCTATCGCTACGAAATTACGGCCGACAACGACAGCAACGCCGCGCAGCCGTTCGCCGCGAATTTTTCGACCGCGCCGCGCGGCCGCGCGCCGTTCCGTTTCACCAGCTACGGCGATCTCGCGACGCCGAACGGCGCATGGGTGCTGTCGTCGCCGCAGAGCCGCTTCGCGGTGCAGGCCGTCGAACAGTTCCAGCCGCTGTTCCACCTGCTGAACGGCGACCTCTGCTACGCGAACCTGAACCCGGCGCACCAGCCCGAGGTGTGGCGCGACTTCGGCAACAACAACCAGACGTCGGCCGCGAATCGTCCGTGGATGCCGTGCCCCGGCAATCACGAGATCGAGTTCAACAACGGTCCGCAAGGGCTGGACTCGTATCTCGCGCGCTATACGCTGCCCGAGAACGGCACGCACTTCCCGGGCCGCTGGTACAGCTTCCGCGTGAGTTCGGTGCTGTTCGTGTCGCTCGACGCCGACGATGTCGTGTACCAGGAC
The sequence above is drawn from the Burkholderia stabilis genome and encodes:
- a CDS encoding YXWGXW repeat-containing protein, translating into MKLSVPLRFAAGCVAALAASAAFAQAVIVAPYAPPAPRVEVMPAPRAGYVWDQGHWHWRQGRYVWIPGHWQVVRVGYHWVPGHWAARGPAWRWVPGHWA
- a CDS encoding DUF1800 domain-containing protein gives rise to the protein MDHPNDTTPAAIALNRFGLGARGDEAPPADPKAALVAQFDRYDARPAAWAGEPDAVALATRFATARSAMTGDDAAAKRATAQSIRRDGYDAYRSAVTARMNSALNTPAPFVERLVHFWANHFAVSVDKGQVAAYAGAFERDAIRPHVLGRFEDMLVAVEQHPAMQLFLDQARSVGPDSPAALRTAERNPSAKRGLNENLAREIMELHTLGVRTGYTQADVTEFARALTGWSLAGGNGQQPGDAAPGAFVFRPKLHEPGTRTVMGRTYDQPGEAQARAVLHDLAHSDATGRHIAFQLARHFVADNPPPALTDRLARAFDASGGDLPAVYRALVDAPDAWSPVNRKFKTPWEWAVSSLRGLGWRDTGDLKAAPLLTQLGQPVWRPGSPAGYDDVAASWAAPDALVRRVEIAQRLAARTGDRLDPRTLGNTLLAGSMSAPTATALSRAESATTSLALLLVSPDFQRR
- a CDS encoding purple acid phosphatase family protein encodes the protein MSNQDTLPDQPNEPAASVSRRGFLKLAGVSGLATAAGGLAAARAAASNPDGTPEQVHLTWGNDPTSEVVISWASLAPAVNPRARIVADGEPPRTVHGVQRLYTDGLNGETVFAYHARVHGLKPNTRYRYEITADNDSNAAQPFAANFSTAPRGRAPFRFTSYGDLATPNGAWVLSSPQSRFAVQAVEQFQPLFHLLNGDLCYANLNPAHQPEVWRDFGNNNQTSAANRPWMPCPGNHEIEFNNGPQGLDSYLARYTLPENGTHFPGRWYSFRVSSVLFVSLDADDVVYQDAAAFVGGPAPLVPAASTGRPPIEPGTSFYVRGYSNGEQTRWLEHTLRHAAHDDDIDWIVVQMHQDALSSSKTGNGSDKGIREAWLPLFDRYGVDLVLCGHDHDYERSYPVRGCNHRAGVDATTGEVVETLQPRPVGSNDPDRTKFDTSHGTIHLILGGGGTSAPLDVYGENPATGYARAKVFTKPNRPVPGAAANTFVRQPADALEDAIWSARRDTGTGYGIAVFDHDPGKPGGHTTITMRYYHAPGADQHPTADYELFETIELSKKRHER
- a CDS encoding helix-turn-helix transcriptional regulator, translating into MTTAPPALPPHLAQSKLTLEQFDAMLATIYEGPLEDVPWGGALEQIRVHLQANYVTMILRWPASGHAGLMINASEHSAPLPGVASYNHYYYALDPFVNLPTDRVVTVDELLGVGVWRGSTMYREFMEPHDVGYLMGADLRTHDGVECRFRVCRPHRGDAFSATDKAACNALLPHLKRAVRLHAKFGMVESERTLYASAIDRMLVGTAILDERGAIMKTNSVADEIFAECDGLRVRGGALEASYPLEDRKLQKMIRQVLAERAGGMPTLVQAIAVPRPSGKPRLGVLIRAVPLSEWSEDNPRRPACAVFIRDAERKSQASHDIVRKLFDLTPAETALALALVNGQTLEEAADALAISKNTARSHLRAIFSKTGVTRQATLVRTLLNSVLSLG
- a CDS encoding YXWGXW repeat-containing protein, producing MKIRSVSLAVLVSVSAALMSACVVEPVRPPQPAPVAEVPPPPPAPGYRWAKGHYRWAGNHWAWVPGHWVVVY
- a CDS encoding DUF1501 domain-containing protein; this encodes MNMSLSRRQFLSVAAAGAGAILVAPRIVFANVETDRRFVFVIQRGAADGLNIVVPYAEPAYASLRGPLAIDTAAATRLDGTFALHPSLAQTAQSYRDGQALFVHAIASPYRDRSHFDGQNVLETGGRAPYQVKDGWLNRLAALLPPTRESAIAFAPTVPLALRGTVQAASYAPSGLPAAPDDLLTRVSALYEADAQLGPLWQSAMAARGLAGDAHARQDPAGVGKLAATFLARDDGPRIAMIETGGWDTHSAQNARLANQLKALDTMLAALRDGLGPAWQQTTVLVATEFGRTAAVNGTGGTDHGQASVAMLMGGAVAGGRVIADWPGLRPGDLYEGRDLKPTASLDALISGAAAESLRLDPRRTASALFAESGATRPMTGLIHGAA
- a CDS encoding periplasmic heavy metal sensor — translated: MSERSWKFALVGSVVLNVFMLGAIGGGAYQWFATHRDLPAAGAPAQRTALRFAADELPDARQREFAAALKAARKDGRDFAREGRDGRITVLDLLAAPQLDRAAIDAALDRTRAADTAMRAQVERSVVDFAATLTPDERAKFVDGLQHSGNWRLPPKLQKKPDASASR
- a CDS encoding RNA polymerase sigma factor — translated: MPRETDVDETGMADAVRDARGGAEQSAWRRAATARRMQGEHDDELQPGGGQTCRHRAAQTHCAAEQAALSDRGDRDPDAELVARVGARDSSAVRVLVARKLPRLLALATRMLGDRNEAEDVAQETFLRIWNQAPRWREGEARFDTWLHRVVLNLCYDRLRGRREEPVDTLPDVPDPQPEPAAHAELRSRDARVRQALAALPPRQREALVLQYYQEMSNVEAANLMGITVDALESLLARARRNLRAQLAGGPPSEDKR
- a CDS encoding tyrosine-type recombinase/integrase, giving the protein MTSPVPSGATPRLLPIDTLTVPAALDGRAGTNRSGSAHPQIAATNDLDAVRAWLARFVDTPTTFQNYRKEAERLLLWAVIACGKPLSSLTHEDLVVYRQFLLAPAPADVWCANGGRKHPRDDPRWRPFYGPLSAASQRQALVILNVMFSWLVQAGYLAGNPLALSRQRQRRPAPRVTRHLGQPLWQSVKDAIAAMPRDDARACFHADRARWLFTLLYLGGLRITEAADTTMGRFFCRRDANGHERWWLDVTGKGGRQRLVPATDEMMAELSRYRRTHGLPALPSDGEPTPLVLPFGQARKPLTRAALHRIVKQVFQHAADRLRASGEAGDAQARVLEQASAHWLRHSAGSHMADGRVDLRLVRDNLGHASLTTTSQYLHADDDWRHRETEEKHRIGW